Proteins found in one Canis aureus isolate CA01 chromosome 19, VMU_Caureus_v.1.0, whole genome shotgun sequence genomic segment:
- the ADGRL1 gene encoding adhesion G protein-coupled receptor L1 isoform X5, which translates to MARLAAVLWSLCITAVLVTSATQGLSRAGLPFGLMRRELACEGYPIELRCPGSDVIMVENANYGRTDDKICDADPFQMENVQCYLPDAFKIMSQRCNNRTQCVVVAGSDAFPDPCPGTYKYLEVQYDCVPYIFVCPGTLQKVLEPTSTHESEHQSGAWCKDPLQAGDRIYVMPWIPYRTDTLTEYASWEDYVAARHTTTYRLPNRVDGTGFVVYDGAVFYNKERTRNIVKYDLRTRIKSGETVINTANYHDTSPYRWGGKTDIDLAVDENGLWVIYATEGNNGRLVVSQLNPYTLRFEGTWETGYDKRSASNAFMVCGVLYVLRSVYVDDDSEAAGNRVDYAFNTNANREEPVSLAFPNPYQFVSSVDYNPRDNQLYVWNNYFVVRYSLEFGPPDPSAGPATSPPLSTTTTARPTPLTSTASPAATTPLRRVPLTTHPVGAINQLGPDLPPATAPAPSTRRPPAPNLHVSPELFCEPREVRRVQWPATQQGMLVERPCPKGTRGIASFQCLPALGLWNPRGPDLSNCTSPWVNQVAQKIKSGENAANIASELARHTRGSIYAGDVSSSVKLMEQLLDILDAQLQALRPIERESAGKNYNKMHKRERTCKDYIKAVVETVDNLLRPEALESWKDMNATEQVHTATMLLDVLEEGAFLLADNVREPARFLAAKQNVVLEVTVLNTEGQVQELVFPQEYPSENSIQLSANTIKQNSRNGVVKVVFILYNNLGLFLSTENATVKLAGEAGTGGPGGASLVVNSQVIAASINKESSRVFLMDPVIFTVAHLEAKNHFNANCSFWNYSERSMLGYWSTQGCRLVESNKTHTTCACSHLTNFAVLMAHREIYQGRINELLLSVITWVGIVISLVCLAICISTFCFLRGLQTDRNTIHKNLCINLFLAELLFLVGIDKTQYEIACPIFAGLLHYFFLAAFSWLCLEGVHLYLLLVEVFESEYSRTKYYYLGGYCFPALVVGIAAAIDYRSYGTEKACWLRVDNYFIWSFIGPVSFVIVVNLVFLMVTLHKMIRSSSVLKPDSSRLDNIKSWALGAIALLFLLGLTWAFGLLFINKESVVMAYLFTTFNAFQGVFIFVFHCALQKKVHKEYSKCLRHSYCCIRSPPGGAHGSLKTSAMRSNTRYYTGTQSRIRRMWNDTVRKQTESSFMAGDINSTPTLNRGTMGNHLLTNPVLQPRGGTSPYNTLIAESVGFNPSSPPVFNSPEHPLGGREACGMDTLPLNGNFNNSYSLRSGDFPPGDGASEPPRGRNLADAAAFEKMIISELVHNNLRGSSSGAKGPPPPEPPVPPVPGGGGEEEAGGPGGADRAEIELLYKALEEPLLLPRAQSVLYQSDLDESESCTAEDGATSRPLSSPPGRDSLYASGANLRDSPSYPDSSPEGPSEALPPPPPAPPGPPEIYYTSRPPALVARNPLQGYYQVRRPSHEGYLAAPGLEGPGPDGDGQMQLVTSL; encoded by the exons TCTTCGTGTGCCCAGGGACCCTGCAGAAGGTGCTGGAGCCCACTTCCACACACGAGTCGGAACACCAGTCTGGCGCATGGTGCAAGGACCCGCTGCAGGCAGGCGACCGTATCTACGTCATGCCCTGGATCCCGTACCGCACGGACACGCTGACTGAGTACGCCTCGTGGGAGGACTACGTGGCCGCACGCCACACCACCACCTACCGCCTGCCCAACCGCGTGGATGGCACGGGCTTTGTGGTCTACGACGGTGCGGTCTTCTACAACAAGGAGCGCACACGCAACATCGTCAAGTACGATCTGCGCACACGCATCAAGAGCGGGGAGACGGTCATCAACACGGCCAACTACCACGACACTTCGCCCTACCGCTGGGGCGGCAAGACGGACATCGACCTGGCTGTGGATGAGAACGGGCTGTGGGTCATCTACGCCACCGAGGGCAACAACGGGCGCCTGGTGGTGAGCCAGCTCAACCCCTACACGCTGCGCTTCGAGGGCACGTGGGAGACGGGCTACGACAAGCGCTCAGCGTCCAACGCCTTCATGGTGTGCGGAGTTCTGTATGTGCTGCGCTCAGTGTATGTGGACGACGACAGCGAGGCGGCTGGCAACCGCGTGGACTACGCCTTCAACACCAATGCCAACCGTGAGGAGCCCGTCAGCCTGGCCTTCCCCAACCCCTACCAGTTTGTCTCCTCCGTGGACTACAACCCTCGCGACAACCAGCTCTACGTCTGGAACAACTATTTTGTGGTGCGCTACAGCCTGGAGTTCGGGCCGCCCGACCCCAGTGCCG GCCCAGCCACTTCCCCGCCTCTCAGCACGACCACCACAGCCCGACCCACACCCCTTACCAGCACGGCCTCGCCCGCAGCCACCACTCCGCTCCGCCGAGTGCCCCTCACCACACACCCTGTGGGTGCCATCAACCAGCTGGGACCTGACCTGCCTCCAGCCACAGCCCCAGCTCCCAGCACCCGGCGGCCCCCAGCCCCCAATCTGCACGTGTCCCCAGAACTCTTCTGTGAACCTCGAGAGGTGCGGCGGGTCCAATGGCCAGCCACTCAGCAGGGCATGCTGGTTGAGAGGCCCTGCCCCAAGGGGACCCGAG GAATTGCCTCCTTCCAGTGTCTACCAGCCCTGGGGCTCTGGAACCCCCGGGGCCCTGACCTCAGCAACTGCACCTCCCCCTGGGTCAACCAGGTGGCCCAGAAG ATCAAGAGTGGGGAGAATGCAGCCAACATTGCCAGTGAGCTGGCCCGTCACACCCGAGGCTCCATCTATGCGGGTGATGTGTCCTCTTCTGTGAAGCTGATGGAGCAGCTGCTGGATATTCTGGATGCCCAGCTACAGGCCTTGCGGCCCATTGAGCGCGAGTCAGCTGGCAAGAACTACAACAAG ATGCACAAGCGGGAGAGAACTTGCAAAGACTAcatcaag GCTGTGGTAGAGACAGTGGACAACCTCCTGCGGCCAGAAGCTCTGGAGTCCTGGAAGGACATGAATGCCACAGAGCAGGTGCACACAGCCACCATGCTCTTGGATGTCCTGGAGGAGGGTGCCTTCCTGCTGGCCGACAATGTCAGGGAGCCTGCCCGCTTCCTGGCTGCCAAACAGAATGTGG TCCTGGAAGTGACAGTCCTCAACACAGAGGGCCAAGTGCAGGAGCTGGTATTCCCCCAGGAATACCCGAGCGAGAACTCCATCCAGCTGTCCGCCAATACCATCAAGCAGAACAGCCGCAACG GTGTGGTCAAAGTTGTCTTCATCCTGTACAACAATCTAGGCCTCTTCTTGTCCACCGAGAATGCCACAGTAAAGCTGGCAGGTGAAGCAGGTACAGGTGGCCCAGGTGGCGCCTCCCTGGTGGTGAACTCACAGGTCATCGCAGCGTCCATCAACAAGGAGTCCAGTCGCGTCTTTCTCATGGACCCTGTCATCTTCACCGTGGCCCACCTGGAG GCCAAGAACCACTTCAATGCTAACTGCTCCTTCTGGAACTACTCGGAGCGTTCCATGCTGGGCTACTGGTCAACCCAGGGCTGCCGCCTGGTGGAGTCCAACAAGACCCATACCACGTGTGCCTGCAGCCACCTCACCAACTTTGCCGTGCTAATGGCTCACCGTGAGATC TACCAAGGTCGCATCAATGAGCTGCTGCTGTCAGTCATCACCTGGGTGGGCATCGTGATCTCCCTCGTCTGCCTGGCCATCTGCATCTCTACTTTCTGCTTCTTGCGGGGGTTACAGACCGACCGCAATACCATCCACAAGAACCTGTGCATCAACCTATTTCTGGCTGAGCTGCTCTTCCTGGTCGGGATAGACAAGACACAGTATGAG ATTGCCTGCCCTATCTTCGCTGGCTTGCTGCACTACTTCTTCCTGGCTGCCTTCTCCTGGCTGTGCCTGGAGGGTGTGCACCTCTACCTGCTGCTGGTCGAAGTGTTTGAGAGCGAGTACTCCCGCACTAAGTACTACTACCTGGGTGGCTATTGCTTCCCAGCCCTGGTGGTAGGCATCGCGGCAGCCATCGACTACCGCAGCTATGGCACCGAGAAGGC CTGCTGGCTCCGAGTCGACAATTACTTCATCTGGAGCTTCATTGGACCAGTCTCCTTTGTTATCGTG GTGAACCTGGTGTTCCTTATGGTGACCCTGCACAAGATGATCCGGAGCTCATCTGTGCTCAAACCTGACTCCAGTCGCCTGGACAACATTAA atcCTGGGCCTTGGGGGCCATTGCGCTGCttttcctcctgggcctcacctgggcttttGGCCTGCTCTTCATCAATAAGGAGTCCGTGGTCATGGCCTATCTCTTCACCACTTTCAACGCCTTCCAGGGGGTCTTCATCTTTGTCTTTCACTGCGCCTTACAAAAGAAG gtgCACAAGGAGTACAGCAAGTGCCTGCGTCACTCCTACTGCTGCATCCGCTCCCCACCCGGGGGCGCTCACGGCTCACTCAAGACCTCAGCCATGCGGAGCAACACCCGCTACTACACGGGGACCCAG AGCCGAATCCGGAGGATGTGGAACGACACCGTGAGGAAACAGACGGAGTCCTCCTTCATGGCAGGTGACATCAACAGCACCCCCACTCTGAACCGAG GTACCATGGGGAACCACCTGCTGACCAACCCCGTGCTGCAGCCCCGTGGGGGCACCAGCCCCTACAACACCCTCATCGCCGAGTCAGTGGGCTTCAATCCCTCTTCGCCCCCTGTCTTCAACTCCCCAG AGCACCCTCTAGGAGGCCGGGAAGCCTGCGGCATGGACACATTGCCCCTCAATGGCAACTTCAACAACAGTTACTCCTTGCGAAGTGGAGATTTCCCTCCAGGGGACggagcctctgagccaccccgaGGCCGGAACCTGGCCGATGCTGCTGCTTTCGAGAAGATGATCATCTCAGAGCTGGTACACAACAACCTGCGGGGCAGCAGCAGTGGGGCCAAGGGCCCCCCACCACCCGAACCCCCTGTGCCACCTGTGCcagggggcggtggggaggaagaagcaggcggGCCCGGGGGTGCTGACCGGGCAGAGATCGAACTTCTCTACAAGGCCCTGGAGGAGCCGCTGCTGCTGCCCCGGGCCCAGTCGGTGCTGTACCAGAGTGATCTGGATGAGTCGGAGAGCTGCACTGCGGAGGATGGGGCCACTAGCcggcccctctcctcccctccaggccGGGACTCCCTCTACGCCAGCGGGGCCAACCTGCGGGACTCGCCCTCCTACCCGGACAGCAGCCCCGAGGGGCCCAGTgaggccctgcccccacccccacctgcacccccaggcccccctgaAATCTACTACACCTCGCGCCCACCAGCCCTAGTGGCCCGGAACCCCCTGCAGGGCTACTATCAGGTGCGGCGGCCCAGCCACGAGGGCTACCTGGCGGCCCCGGGCCTTGAGGGGCCAGGGCCCGATGGGGATGGGCAGATGCAGCTGGTCACCAGTCTCTGA
- the ADGRL1 gene encoding adhesion G protein-coupled receptor L1 isoform X2, whose translation MARLAAVLWSLCITAVLVTSATQGLSRAGLPFGLMRRELACEGYPIELRCPGSDVIMVENANYGRTDDKICDADPFQMENVQCYLPDAFKIMSQRCNNRTQCVVVAGSDAFPDPCPGTYKYLEVQYDCVPYKVEQKVFVCPGTLQKVLEPTSTHESEHQSGAWCKDPLQAGDRIYVMPWIPYRTDTLTEYASWEDYVAARHTTTYRLPNRVDGTGFVVYDGAVFYNKERTRNIVKYDLRTRIKSGETVINTANYHDTSPYRWGGKTDIDLAVDENGLWVIYATEGNNGRLVVSQLNPYTLRFEGTWETGYDKRSASNAFMVCGVLYVLRSVYVDDDSEAAGNRVDYAFNTNANREEPVSLAFPNPYQFVSSVDYNPRDNQLYVWNNYFVVRYSLEFGPPDPSAGPATSPPLSTTTTARPTPLTSTASPAATTPLRRVPLTTHPVGAINQLGPDLPPATAPAPSTRRPPAPNLHVSPELFCEPREVRRVQWPATQQGMLVERPCPKGTRGIASFQCLPALGLWNPRGPDLSNCTSPWVNQVAQKIKSGENAANIASELARHTRGSIYAGDVSSSVKLMEQLLDILDAQLQALRPIERESAGKNYNKMHKRERTCKDYIKAVVETVDNLLRPEALESWKDMNATEQVHTATMLLDVLEEGAFLLADNVREPARFLAAKQNVVLEVTVLNTEGQVQELVFPQEYPSENSIQLSANTIKQNSRNGVVKVVFILYNNLGLFLSTENATVKLAGEAGTGGPGGASLVVNSQVIAASINKESSRVFLMDPVIFTVAHLEAKNHFNANCSFWNYSERSMLGYWSTQGCRLVESNKTHTTCACSHLTNFAVLMAHREIYQGRINELLLSVITWVGIVISLVCLAICISTFCFLRGLQTDRNTIHKNLCINLFLAELLFLVGIDKTQYEIACPIFAGLLHYFFLAAFSWLCLEGVHLYLLLVEVFESEYSRTKYYYLGGYCFPALVVGIAAAIDYRSYGTEKACWLRVDNYFIWSFIGPVSFVIVVNLVFLMVTLHKMIRSSSVLKPDSSRLDNIKSWALGAIALLFLLGLTWAFGLLFINKESVVMAYLFTTFNAFQGVFIFVFHCALQKKVHKEYSKCLRHSYCCIRSPPGGAHGSLKTSAMRSNTRYYTGTQSRIRRMWNDTVRKQTESSFMAGDINSTPTLNRGTMGNHLLTNPVLQPRGGTSPYNTLIAESVGFNPSSPPVFNSPGSYREPKHPLGGREACGMDTLPLNGNFNNSYSLRSGDFPPGDGASEPPRGRNLADAAAFEKMIISELVHNNLRGSSSGAKGPPPPEPPVPPVPGGGGEEEAGGPGGADRAEIELLYKALEEPLLLPRAQSVLYQSDLDESESCTAEDGATSRPLSSPPGRDSLYASGANLRDSPSYPDSSPEGPSEALPPPPPAPPGPPEIYYTSRPPALVARNPLQGYYQVRRPSHEGYLAAPGLEGPGPDGDGQMQLVTSL comes from the exons TCTTCGTGTGCCCAGGGACCCTGCAGAAGGTGCTGGAGCCCACTTCCACACACGAGTCGGAACACCAGTCTGGCGCATGGTGCAAGGACCCGCTGCAGGCAGGCGACCGTATCTACGTCATGCCCTGGATCCCGTACCGCACGGACACGCTGACTGAGTACGCCTCGTGGGAGGACTACGTGGCCGCACGCCACACCACCACCTACCGCCTGCCCAACCGCGTGGATGGCACGGGCTTTGTGGTCTACGACGGTGCGGTCTTCTACAACAAGGAGCGCACACGCAACATCGTCAAGTACGATCTGCGCACACGCATCAAGAGCGGGGAGACGGTCATCAACACGGCCAACTACCACGACACTTCGCCCTACCGCTGGGGCGGCAAGACGGACATCGACCTGGCTGTGGATGAGAACGGGCTGTGGGTCATCTACGCCACCGAGGGCAACAACGGGCGCCTGGTGGTGAGCCAGCTCAACCCCTACACGCTGCGCTTCGAGGGCACGTGGGAGACGGGCTACGACAAGCGCTCAGCGTCCAACGCCTTCATGGTGTGCGGAGTTCTGTATGTGCTGCGCTCAGTGTATGTGGACGACGACAGCGAGGCGGCTGGCAACCGCGTGGACTACGCCTTCAACACCAATGCCAACCGTGAGGAGCCCGTCAGCCTGGCCTTCCCCAACCCCTACCAGTTTGTCTCCTCCGTGGACTACAACCCTCGCGACAACCAGCTCTACGTCTGGAACAACTATTTTGTGGTGCGCTACAGCCTGGAGTTCGGGCCGCCCGACCCCAGTGCCG GCCCAGCCACTTCCCCGCCTCTCAGCACGACCACCACAGCCCGACCCACACCCCTTACCAGCACGGCCTCGCCCGCAGCCACCACTCCGCTCCGCCGAGTGCCCCTCACCACACACCCTGTGGGTGCCATCAACCAGCTGGGACCTGACCTGCCTCCAGCCACAGCCCCAGCTCCCAGCACCCGGCGGCCCCCAGCCCCCAATCTGCACGTGTCCCCAGAACTCTTCTGTGAACCTCGAGAGGTGCGGCGGGTCCAATGGCCAGCCACTCAGCAGGGCATGCTGGTTGAGAGGCCCTGCCCCAAGGGGACCCGAG GAATTGCCTCCTTCCAGTGTCTACCAGCCCTGGGGCTCTGGAACCCCCGGGGCCCTGACCTCAGCAACTGCACCTCCCCCTGGGTCAACCAGGTGGCCCAGAAG ATCAAGAGTGGGGAGAATGCAGCCAACATTGCCAGTGAGCTGGCCCGTCACACCCGAGGCTCCATCTATGCGGGTGATGTGTCCTCTTCTGTGAAGCTGATGGAGCAGCTGCTGGATATTCTGGATGCCCAGCTACAGGCCTTGCGGCCCATTGAGCGCGAGTCAGCTGGCAAGAACTACAACAAG ATGCACAAGCGGGAGAGAACTTGCAAAGACTAcatcaag GCTGTGGTAGAGACAGTGGACAACCTCCTGCGGCCAGAAGCTCTGGAGTCCTGGAAGGACATGAATGCCACAGAGCAGGTGCACACAGCCACCATGCTCTTGGATGTCCTGGAGGAGGGTGCCTTCCTGCTGGCCGACAATGTCAGGGAGCCTGCCCGCTTCCTGGCTGCCAAACAGAATGTGG TCCTGGAAGTGACAGTCCTCAACACAGAGGGCCAAGTGCAGGAGCTGGTATTCCCCCAGGAATACCCGAGCGAGAACTCCATCCAGCTGTCCGCCAATACCATCAAGCAGAACAGCCGCAACG GTGTGGTCAAAGTTGTCTTCATCCTGTACAACAATCTAGGCCTCTTCTTGTCCACCGAGAATGCCACAGTAAAGCTGGCAGGTGAAGCAGGTACAGGTGGCCCAGGTGGCGCCTCCCTGGTGGTGAACTCACAGGTCATCGCAGCGTCCATCAACAAGGAGTCCAGTCGCGTCTTTCTCATGGACCCTGTCATCTTCACCGTGGCCCACCTGGAG GCCAAGAACCACTTCAATGCTAACTGCTCCTTCTGGAACTACTCGGAGCGTTCCATGCTGGGCTACTGGTCAACCCAGGGCTGCCGCCTGGTGGAGTCCAACAAGACCCATACCACGTGTGCCTGCAGCCACCTCACCAACTTTGCCGTGCTAATGGCTCACCGTGAGATC TACCAAGGTCGCATCAATGAGCTGCTGCTGTCAGTCATCACCTGGGTGGGCATCGTGATCTCCCTCGTCTGCCTGGCCATCTGCATCTCTACTTTCTGCTTCTTGCGGGGGTTACAGACCGACCGCAATACCATCCACAAGAACCTGTGCATCAACCTATTTCTGGCTGAGCTGCTCTTCCTGGTCGGGATAGACAAGACACAGTATGAG ATTGCCTGCCCTATCTTCGCTGGCTTGCTGCACTACTTCTTCCTGGCTGCCTTCTCCTGGCTGTGCCTGGAGGGTGTGCACCTCTACCTGCTGCTGGTCGAAGTGTTTGAGAGCGAGTACTCCCGCACTAAGTACTACTACCTGGGTGGCTATTGCTTCCCAGCCCTGGTGGTAGGCATCGCGGCAGCCATCGACTACCGCAGCTATGGCACCGAGAAGGC CTGCTGGCTCCGAGTCGACAATTACTTCATCTGGAGCTTCATTGGACCAGTCTCCTTTGTTATCGTG GTGAACCTGGTGTTCCTTATGGTGACCCTGCACAAGATGATCCGGAGCTCATCTGTGCTCAAACCTGACTCCAGTCGCCTGGACAACATTAA atcCTGGGCCTTGGGGGCCATTGCGCTGCttttcctcctgggcctcacctgggcttttGGCCTGCTCTTCATCAATAAGGAGTCCGTGGTCATGGCCTATCTCTTCACCACTTTCAACGCCTTCCAGGGGGTCTTCATCTTTGTCTTTCACTGCGCCTTACAAAAGAAG gtgCACAAGGAGTACAGCAAGTGCCTGCGTCACTCCTACTGCTGCATCCGCTCCCCACCCGGGGGCGCTCACGGCTCACTCAAGACCTCAGCCATGCGGAGCAACACCCGCTACTACACGGGGACCCAG AGCCGAATCCGGAGGATGTGGAACGACACCGTGAGGAAACAGACGGAGTCCTCCTTCATGGCAGGTGACATCAACAGCACCCCCACTCTGAACCGAG GTACCATGGGGAACCACCTGCTGACCAACCCCGTGCTGCAGCCCCGTGGGGGCACCAGCCCCTACAACACCCTCATCGCCGAGTCAGTGGGCTTCAATCCCTCTTCGCCCCCTGTCTTCAACTCCCCAG GGAGCTACCGGGAACCCA AGCACCCTCTAGGAGGCCGGGAAGCCTGCGGCATGGACACATTGCCCCTCAATGGCAACTTCAACAACAGTTACTCCTTGCGAAGTGGAGATTTCCCTCCAGGGGACggagcctctgagccaccccgaGGCCGGAACCTGGCCGATGCTGCTGCTTTCGAGAAGATGATCATCTCAGAGCTGGTACACAACAACCTGCGGGGCAGCAGCAGTGGGGCCAAGGGCCCCCCACCACCCGAACCCCCTGTGCCACCTGTGCcagggggcggtggggaggaagaagcaggcggGCCCGGGGGTGCTGACCGGGCAGAGATCGAACTTCTCTACAAGGCCCTGGAGGAGCCGCTGCTGCTGCCCCGGGCCCAGTCGGTGCTGTACCAGAGTGATCTGGATGAGTCGGAGAGCTGCACTGCGGAGGATGGGGCCACTAGCcggcccctctcctcccctccaggccGGGACTCCCTCTACGCCAGCGGGGCCAACCTGCGGGACTCGCCCTCCTACCCGGACAGCAGCCCCGAGGGGCCCAGTgaggccctgcccccacccccacctgcacccccaggcccccctgaAATCTACTACACCTCGCGCCCACCAGCCCTAGTGGCCCGGAACCCCCTGCAGGGCTACTATCAGGTGCGGCGGCCCAGCCACGAGGGCTACCTGGCGGCCCCGGGCCTTGAGGGGCCAGGGCCCGATGGGGATGGGCAGATGCAGCTGGTCACCAGTCTCTGA